One segment of Phaeacidiphilus oryzae TH49 DNA contains the following:
- a CDS encoding pyridoxal phosphate-dependent decarboxylase family protein translates to MLESAVQDSFREAAAQAAELVADYLADLPDRPVWQPMPEEARAALADQPLPAAGLALPELLAAAERTVLPYPMGNGHPRFFGWVNAAPAPAGILGSFLASAMNPSSAGGDHADIHLERTVVRWIAELVGFPHPPGAGLLTSGASMATIVALGAARRRAAERAGHDVRADGLSGLPPLVGYATGETHSCVTKAVELLGIGSRNLRTLPTGPDGRFDPAALRAAVAEDRAAGRLPCFAAASAGTVNAGTVDPLAEIADVCAELGLWLHVDGAYGAFGALDPELGERYRGLERADSLALDPHKWLSVPVDCGCLLVRDPEQLRGTFSLVPPYLRDDSDPLGWFSEYGIEQTRPFRSLKVWATLAHAGRDGLRERITTCTRLARRLGELVAEAPDLELLAPVETSIAAYRFAPADPAVPADLLDKVNHALPLRVQQRGRAFVTGTVLRGREASRACLLNAATTEEDLRVLVEETLAAGRELLAELA, encoded by the coding sequence CAGCCGCTGCCGGCCGCCGGCCTGGCGCTGCCCGAACTGCTGGCGGCCGCGGAACGCACGGTGCTGCCGTACCCGATGGGCAACGGCCATCCCCGCTTCTTCGGCTGGGTGAACGCGGCCCCCGCCCCGGCGGGCATCCTCGGCTCCTTCCTGGCCTCCGCGATGAACCCCAGCTCGGCCGGCGGCGACCACGCCGACATCCACCTGGAGCGCACGGTGGTGCGCTGGATAGCCGAGCTGGTCGGCTTCCCCCACCCGCCCGGGGCCGGGCTGCTGACCTCGGGCGCCTCGATGGCGACCATCGTGGCCCTGGGCGCCGCCCGGCGGCGGGCCGCCGAGCGGGCGGGGCACGACGTCCGCGCGGACGGCCTCTCCGGCCTCCCCCCGCTGGTCGGCTACGCCACCGGGGAGACCCACTCCTGCGTCACCAAGGCCGTGGAGCTCCTCGGCATCGGCAGCCGCAACCTCCGCACCCTGCCGACCGGCCCGGACGGCCGCTTCGACCCGGCCGCGCTGCGCGCCGCGGTGGCCGAGGACCGCGCGGCCGGCCGGCTGCCCTGCTTCGCCGCGGCCTCGGCCGGCACGGTCAACGCCGGCACCGTCGACCCGCTGGCCGAGATCGCCGACGTCTGCGCCGAGCTCGGCCTGTGGCTGCACGTGGACGGCGCGTACGGAGCCTTCGGCGCCCTCGACCCGGAGCTGGGCGAGCGCTACCGCGGCCTGGAGCGGGCCGACTCGCTGGCGCTCGACCCGCACAAGTGGCTGAGCGTCCCGGTGGACTGCGGCTGCCTGCTGGTCCGCGACCCGGAGCAGCTGCGCGGCACCTTCTCCCTGGTCCCTCCGTATCTGCGGGACGACAGCGACCCGTTGGGCTGGTTCTCCGAGTACGGGATCGAGCAGACCCGCCCGTTCCGCTCGCTCAAGGTCTGGGCCACCCTGGCGCACGCCGGCCGGGACGGGCTGCGGGAGCGGATCACGACCTGCACCCGGCTGGCCCGCCGACTGGGCGAGCTCGTCGCCGAGGCCCCTGATCTGGAGCTCCTCGCCCCGGTCGAGACCTCGATCGCCGCCTACCGCTTCGCCCCTGCGGACCCGGCCGTCCCGGCCGACCTGCTGGACAAGGTCAACCACGCGCTGCCGCTGCGGGTGCAGCAGCGCGGCCGCGCCTTCGTCACCGGCACCGTGCTGCGCGGCCGGGAGGCGTCCCGGGCCTGCCTGCTGAACGCCGCCACCACGGAGGAGGACCTTCGGGTGCTGGTCGAGGAGACCCTCGCGGCCGGCCGGGAGCTGCTCGCCGAGCTCGCCTGA
- a CDS encoding FUSC family protein: MSTTAAQLPRPRRTRIRPLPLRGLFRLRPTSDTWYKQGLSAALTLAMITVPLLALDRLNLAVYATAGGLAAMYGHGLPYPARARSVLGVGLGMFLAAAAATTTAALTGNGWIRVAVVAVIAACQKAGCDASRIGPPGPVVMTFLSCGLAFLPGRLSDLPQHLALTAMGAALAWLVCMAPALVRPHGPERIAVARALEAAAPLASEAPSTAQRHAAGGLLLAAWQTLGRMSARGPRPAALRHSLEQLLLRAETVLAAADAPDGPAPAATAEQLRRWAADLRSDRPLPRWAAAGELPPHPVPAPPSVRAKLRSLAPGSPLLPVVARVAVGSAAGGWISLALGVGHPYWGVITAAAVFTGNAVQGWTRAVNRVAGSLAGLLIFTALQPVLHLGGAVLVAVALVCMLCAELAMPKGYWLGVTFVTPLALVMNEFGGPLPTGQLVSQRWIDTCVGAAVGLLGCLLVPNRRATRRVHRALGALSAADRAARRRLAELPAPGGLSVERRLRAQHALGDARHTVSAALVELRAALEAAAGEWWQPAGPAEDPGDAQDRARLLLAELTRRRAALAFERPVASAVRVRIPEPSEGPVAIELPLTVPAEADA, encoded by the coding sequence ATGTCGACCACCGCGGCCCAGCTGCCCCGCCCCCGCCGCACCCGGATACGCCCGCTGCCGCTGCGCGGGCTCTTCCGGCTCCGGCCGACCTCCGACACCTGGTACAAGCAGGGACTGAGCGCCGCCCTGACGCTGGCGATGATCACCGTGCCGCTGCTCGCGCTCGACCGGCTGAACCTCGCCGTCTACGCCACCGCCGGCGGCCTCGCCGCCATGTACGGCCACGGCCTGCCCTACCCGGCGCGGGCCAGGAGCGTCCTCGGGGTGGGCCTCGGGATGTTCCTCGCCGCCGCGGCCGCGACCACCACCGCCGCGCTGACCGGGAACGGCTGGATCCGGGTCGCCGTGGTGGCGGTGATCGCCGCCTGCCAGAAGGCCGGCTGCGACGCCTCCCGGATCGGCCCGCCCGGGCCCGTCGTGATGACCTTCCTCTCCTGTGGACTGGCCTTCCTGCCGGGGCGCCTCTCCGACCTGCCGCAACATTTGGCGCTCACCGCCATGGGCGCGGCGCTGGCCTGGCTGGTCTGCATGGCGCCGGCGCTGGTGCGGCCGCACGGGCCGGAGCGGATCGCGGTGGCCCGGGCGCTGGAGGCCGCCGCCCCGCTGGCCTCCGAGGCCCCCTCGACCGCCCAGCGGCACGCCGCCGGCGGGCTGCTGCTGGCCGCCTGGCAGACGCTCGGCCGGATGTCCGCCCGCGGACCGCGGCCGGCCGCCCTCCGGCACTCGCTGGAGCAGTTGCTGCTGCGCGCCGAGACGGTGCTGGCCGCGGCGGACGCGCCGGACGGGCCGGCTCCGGCGGCCACCGCCGAGCAGCTTCGGCGCTGGGCCGCGGACCTGCGCTCCGACCGGCCGCTCCCCCGGTGGGCGGCCGCCGGCGAGCTGCCGCCGCATCCGGTGCCGGCGCCGCCGTCGGTTCGGGCGAAGCTGCGCTCGCTGGCCCCCGGCTCCCCGCTGCTTCCGGTGGTGGCCCGGGTCGCGGTGGGCTCCGCCGCCGGCGGCTGGATCTCGCTGGCGCTCGGGGTGGGCCACCCGTACTGGGGGGTGATCACTGCCGCCGCCGTCTTCACCGGGAACGCCGTGCAGGGCTGGACCCGGGCGGTGAACCGGGTCGCCGGCAGCCTGGCCGGGCTGCTGATCTTCACCGCCCTCCAGCCGGTGCTGCACCTGGGCGGGGCCGTCCTGGTGGCGGTCGCCCTGGTCTGCATGCTCTGCGCCGAACTCGCCATGCCCAAGGGCTACTGGCTGGGCGTCACCTTCGTGACCCCGCTGGCGCTGGTGATGAACGAGTTCGGTGGTCCTCTGCCGACCGGGCAGCTGGTCTCCCAGCGCTGGATCGACACCTGCGTGGGCGCCGCGGTCGGGCTCCTCGGCTGCCTGCTGGTGCCCAACCGGCGGGCCACCCGCCGGGTCCACCGGGCGCTCGGCGCGCTGTCCGCGGCCGACCGCGCGGCCCGCCGGCGGCTCGCCGAACTGCCCGCCCCCGGCGGCCTCTCCGTCGAGCGGCGGCTCCGCGCCCAGCACGCGCTGGGCGACGCCCGGCACACCGTCTCGGCGGCGCTGGTCGAGCTCAGGGCCGCGCTGGAGGCCGCCGCGGGAGAGTGGTGGCAGCCCGCGGGGCCGGCCGAGGACCCCGGCGACGCCCAGGACCGGGCCCGGCTGCTGCTCGCCGAACTCACCCGCAGGCGGGCGGCGCTGGCCTTCGAGCGGCCGGTGGCCTCGGCCGTCCGGGTGCGGATCCCCGAGCCCTCCGAGGGGCCGGTCGCGATCGAGCTCCCGCTGACCGTGCCGGCCGAAGCGGACGCATAG
- a CDS encoding MarR family winged helix-turn-helix transcriptional regulator, whose amino-acid sequence MRAGARGPDLVAGQIRQWLAIHPDLDTSGMAVIGRINRAAVLLQQVEDASLVEAGVSRPEFVTLAALRRTGRPITPGQLARETSSSGAAVTKRIRAMEQRGLLRRRSDDRDRRIAWVSLSEEGRSLIDLLLPEQTGYESELLSGLGPERIAELSALLGDLLAHLEGALPNRSL is encoded by the coding sequence ATGCGGGCCGGCGCCCGCGGCCCCGACCTGGTCGCCGGGCAGATCCGGCAGTGGCTCGCGATCCATCCGGACCTGGACACCTCCGGGATGGCCGTGATCGGCCGGATCAACCGGGCCGCCGTCCTCCTGCAGCAGGTCGAGGACGCCTCCCTGGTCGAGGCCGGGGTCTCCCGCCCGGAGTTCGTCACGCTGGCCGCGCTGCGCCGGACCGGCCGCCCGATCACCCCCGGCCAGCTGGCCCGCGAGACCTCCTCCTCGGGCGCGGCCGTCACCAAGCGGATCCGTGCGATGGAGCAGCGCGGACTGCTCCGGCGGCGCAGCGACGACCGTGACCGCCGGATCGCCTGGGTCTCCCTGAGCGAGGAGGGCCGGTCGCTGATCGACCTCCTGCTGCCCGAGCAGACCGGCTACGAGAGCGAACTCCTCTCCGGTCTGGGTCCGGAGAGGATCGCCGAGCTGTCCGCCCTCCTCGGCGACCTCCTCGCCCACCTGGAGGGCGCCCTGCCCAACCGGTCCCTCTGA
- a CDS encoding cytochrome c oxidase subunit 4: MKTETWLFGAIALFFACVTPVYGYFSHDPAGTAVLGISFGMAGLITFFLLVQHRRGAGGRPSDRKDAQVVEGAGELGFFAPTSGWPIAIAFGAMLVAAGVAFGVWLMLIGAGILVPSVAFLVIQYSRG; the protein is encoded by the coding sequence GTGAAGACCGAGACCTGGCTGTTCGGCGCGATCGCCCTCTTCTTCGCCTGCGTGACCCCGGTCTACGGCTACTTCTCGCACGATCCGGCGGGCACCGCGGTGCTCGGGATCTCCTTCGGGATGGCCGGGCTGATCACCTTCTTCCTGCTGGTCCAGCACCGCAGGGGAGCCGGCGGCCGGCCCTCCGACCGCAAGGACGCGCAGGTGGTGGAGGGCGCGGGCGAGCTCGGCTTCTTCGCGCCGACCAGCGGCTGGCCGATCGCCATCGCCTTCGGCGCGATGCTGGTCGCGGCCGGGGTGGCGTTCGGCGTCTGGCTGATGCTGATCGGCGCCGGGATCCTGGTGCCCTCGGTGGCCTTCCTGGTGATCCAGTACTCCCGGGGCTGA
- the ctaD gene encoding aa3-type cytochrome oxidase subunit I — MWSEESGEAPDGGPAPSRPRRAGGRRLVPILTGTNHKTIGNLYLTTAFGFFLVGGVMALLMRAELARPGLQLVTEDQYNQLFTMHGTIMLLLFATPTFAGFANAVMPLQIGAPDMAFPRLNALSYWLYLFGGVLTLFGFLTPQGAADFGWTAYAPLNGELHSATAGADLWSMGLVMAGLSTVLGSVNFVTTIICLRAPGMTMFRMPIFTWNVLFTSILALLAFPVLTAALLVLEADRRLGAVVFDAGTGGPILWQHLFWFFGHPEVYIIALPFFGIVSEIIPVFSRKPMFGYTSLIAASTAITALSMSVWAHHMFATGAVLLPFFSLMSFLIAVPTGVKFFNWIGTMWRGSVSFETPMLWCVGFLVTFVFGGLTGVLLASPPIDFHVTDSYFVVAHLHYVVFGTVVFATFAGFYFWWPKFTGKMLDERLGKAHFWLLFVGFHLTFLVQHWLGAEGMPRRYADYLPSDGFTALNTLSTAGAFLLGASTLPFLYNVWHTARHAPRVTEDDPWGWGRSLEWATSCPPPQHNFTAMPRIRSESPAFDLHHPEVPDWGTAPQGLPPGDTGGRP; from the coding sequence CTGTGGAGCGAGGAGTCGGGGGAGGCGCCCGACGGCGGCCCAGCGCCGTCCCGGCCGAGGCGCGCCGGAGGCCGGCGCCTGGTGCCGATCCTCACCGGGACCAACCACAAGACCATCGGCAACCTCTACCTGACCACCGCCTTCGGCTTCTTCCTGGTCGGCGGGGTGATGGCGCTGCTGATGCGGGCCGAACTGGCCCGTCCGGGGCTCCAGTTGGTCACCGAGGACCAGTACAACCAGCTCTTCACCATGCACGGCACGATCATGCTGCTGCTCTTCGCCACCCCGACCTTCGCCGGCTTCGCGAACGCGGTGATGCCGCTCCAGATCGGCGCCCCGGACATGGCGTTCCCGCGGCTCAACGCCCTCTCCTACTGGCTGTACCTGTTCGGCGGGGTGCTCACCCTCTTCGGCTTCCTCACCCCGCAGGGCGCCGCCGACTTCGGCTGGACGGCATACGCTCCGCTCAACGGGGAGCTCCACAGCGCCACCGCGGGGGCCGACCTGTGGTCGATGGGGCTGGTGATGGCCGGCCTCAGCACCGTCCTCGGCTCGGTCAACTTCGTCACCACGATCATCTGTCTGCGCGCGCCCGGGATGACCATGTTCCGGATGCCGATCTTCACCTGGAACGTCCTCTTCACCTCGATCCTGGCACTGCTCGCCTTCCCGGTGCTGACCGCGGCGCTGCTGGTGCTGGAGGCGGACCGCAGGCTGGGCGCGGTGGTCTTCGACGCCGGCACCGGGGGGCCGATCCTCTGGCAGCACCTCTTCTGGTTCTTCGGGCATCCGGAGGTCTACATCATCGCGCTGCCGTTCTTCGGCATCGTCTCGGAGATCATCCCGGTCTTCAGCCGCAAACCGATGTTCGGCTACACCTCGCTGATCGCCGCCTCCACCGCGATCACCGCGCTGTCGATGTCGGTGTGGGCGCACCACATGTTCGCCACCGGCGCGGTGCTGCTGCCGTTCTTCTCGCTGATGTCCTTCCTGATCGCGGTGCCGACCGGGGTGAAGTTCTTCAACTGGATCGGGACGATGTGGCGCGGCTCGGTCTCCTTCGAGACCCCGATGCTGTGGTGCGTCGGCTTCCTGGTGACCTTCGTCTTCGGCGGGCTCACCGGAGTCCTGCTGGCCTCGCCGCCGATCGACTTCCACGTCACCGACAGCTACTTCGTGGTGGCCCACCTCCACTACGTGGTCTTCGGCACGGTGGTCTTCGCGACCTTCGCCGGCTTCTACTTCTGGTGGCCGAAGTTCACCGGGAAGATGCTCGACGAGCGCCTCGGCAAGGCGCACTTCTGGCTGCTCTTCGTCGGCTTCCACCTGACCTTCCTGGTGCAGCACTGGCTGGGGGCCGAGGGGATGCCCCGCCGGTACGCCGACTACCTCCCCTCGGACGGCTTCACCGCCCTCAACACCCTCTCCACCGCGGGCGCGTTCCTCCTCGGCGCCTCCACCCTGCCCTTCCTCTACAACGTCTGGCACACCGCCAGACACGCGCCCAGGGTGACCGAGGACGATCCGTGGGGGTGGGGCAGGTCCCTGGAGTGGGCGACCTCCTGCCCGCCGCCGCAGCACAACTTCACCGCGATGCCGCGGATCCGCTCCGAGTCCCCGGCCTTCGACCTCCACCATCCGGAGGTGCCGGACTGGGGGACGGCGCCGCAGGGGCTGCCGCCCGGGGACACCGGGGGGCGGCCGTGA
- a CDS encoding carboxylesterase/lipase family protein has product MRRKVRLLLGALLALATAALGLLPASAYAASGGTGAAGGTPVVRTDRGAVGGAASDGVERFLGIPYAAPPTGALRWRPPQPARPWPGVRDATAFGSSCPALASTNGPRSEDEDCLFVNVWRPAGASAGERPLPVHVFIHGGGLVNGSGTQMDESSLVRQTGVIGVSLNYRLGVFGFLGLPGLAAEGGGDTGDYGFQDQQAALRWVQRNIAAFGGDPRQVTIDGESAGGWSVCGHLVAPGSRGLFSRAMIQSGSCHSIPLSQAESNGAAYAEQAGCAQTEQSALLACLRAEPAGHLLDASGSFSPAFVHGTPTFPIGNRQALDTGAFARVPVLVGANRDEGRTFAAGYIGAGEDAYTSFVDGIAGDRADEVLARYPWPANPDRFTAAYLIGAIMTDSGVVAGIGGCGLQATVEDLARHTTTYSYEFDHRTGPGLTQIPGYVWGAGHAAELAYIWPSFDNGTPIAPLFNAAERQLSREMTRYWGAFTAHGRPQVGGQAPWPSYRAGAGRMISLRAGGQSTDISAARFAAEHQCAFWDTMPVTQNLS; this is encoded by the coding sequence GTGAGACGTAAGGTTCGGCTTCTGCTGGGCGCGCTGCTGGCGCTCGCCACCGCCGCCCTGGGGCTGCTGCCGGCGAGCGCGTACGCGGCGAGCGGCGGTACGGGCGCGGCCGGCGGTACGCCGGTGGTACGGACGGACAGGGGCGCGGTGGGCGGCGCGGCCTCCGACGGCGTCGAGCGGTTCCTCGGGATCCCCTACGCGGCGCCGCCGACCGGGGCACTGCGGTGGCGGCCGCCGCAGCCGGCCCGGCCCTGGCCCGGTGTGCGGGACGCCACCGCGTTCGGCAGCTCCTGCCCGGCACTGGCGAGCACCAACGGTCCGCGCAGTGAGGACGAGGACTGCCTCTTCGTCAACGTCTGGCGGCCCGCGGGGGCGTCCGCGGGGGAGCGGCCGCTGCCGGTGCACGTCTTCATCCACGGCGGCGGCCTGGTCAACGGCAGCGGCACGCAGATGGACGAGTCCAGCCTGGTCCGGCAGACCGGGGTGATCGGCGTCTCGCTCAACTACCGGCTGGGCGTCTTCGGCTTCCTCGGACTGCCCGGACTCGCCGCCGAGGGCGGCGGGGACACCGGCGACTACGGCTTCCAGGACCAGCAGGCCGCCCTCCGCTGGGTGCAGCGCAACATCGCCGCCTTCGGCGGGGACCCCCGGCAGGTCACCATCGACGGCGAGTCGGCCGGCGGCTGGTCGGTCTGCGGGCATCTGGTCGCCCCGGGTTCGCGCGGGCTCTTCTCCCGGGCGATGATCCAGAGCGGCTCCTGCCACTCCATCCCGCTCAGCCAGGCCGAGTCCAACGGCGCCGCCTACGCCGAGCAGGCCGGCTGTGCCCAGACCGAGCAGAGCGCCCTCCTCGCCTGCCTGCGCGCCGAACCGGCCGGACATCTCCTCGACGCGAGCGGCTCGTTCTCGCCCGCCTTCGTCCACGGCACGCCGACCTTCCCGATCGGCAACCGGCAGGCGCTGGACACCGGGGCCTTCGCCCGGGTGCCGGTCCTGGTCGGCGCCAACCGGGACGAGGGGAGGACCTTCGCGGCCGGCTACATCGGGGCCGGGGAGGACGCCTACACCTCCTTCGTCGACGGCATCGCCGGCGACCGCGCCGACGAGGTCCTCGCCCGCTACCCCTGGCCGGCGAACCCGGACAGGTTCACCGCCGCCTACCTGATCGGCGCGATCATGACCGACTCCGGGGTGGTGGCCGGGATCGGCGGCTGCGGCCTCCAGGCGACCGTGGAGGACCTCGCCCGCCACACCACCACCTACTCCTACGAGTTCGACCACCGCACCGGCCCGGGTCTCACCCAGATCCCCGGCTACGTCTGGGGCGCCGGGCACGCCGCCGAACTCGCCTACATCTGGCCGAGCTTCGACAACGGCACGCCGATCGCCCCGCTCTTCAACGCGGCCGAGCGGCAGCTCTCCCGGGAGATGACCCGGTACTGGGGGGCCTTCACCGCCCACGGGCGCCCGCAGGTCGGGGGCCAGGCCCCGTGGCCCTCGTACCGGGCGGGCGCCGGGCGGATGATCTCCCTGCGGGCCGGCGGGCAGAGCACCGACATCTCCGCCGCCCGGTTCGCCGCCGAGCACCAGTGCGCGTTCTGGGACACCATGCCGGTCACCCAGAACCTCTCCTGA
- a CDS encoding LysR family transcriptional regulator, with the protein MNLTLRELEVFAAVGRAGSFTSAAGRLRVSQSALSRTVAAIEHRLHVRLLDRTTRTVALTPEGQEVLVVAERILAAHRAGMHEIGEFLAQEHGTVTVAALPSVAAVLLPSVVAAFHERYPGVEVRIRDGSAAAVSRRLAQGEADLAITVPQSLPPDVRHEPLVRDEFLAALPPGHPLAELPSVTWSRLAEERFVAFGRDSSLRMLTDLAFTAAGVSADEVVEAGSEAGSVATVGGMVAAGLGVTALPAMVGFLTSFADLRYLPVTEPAIHRRLDIVRPLHAQLTPAAARFLKLLTELRTTAGPPAPGTHWA; encoded by the coding sequence ATGAATCTGACCCTGCGTGAGCTGGAGGTCTTCGCGGCCGTCGGCAGAGCCGGCAGTTTCACCTCGGCGGCGGGGCGGCTGCGGGTCTCCCAGTCCGCGCTGAGCCGGACGGTCGCCGCGATCGAGCACCGGCTGCACGTCCGTCTGCTGGACCGCACCACCCGCACGGTCGCCCTCACTCCGGAGGGGCAGGAGGTGCTGGTGGTGGCCGAGCGGATCCTCGCCGCCCACCGGGCCGGGATGCACGAGATCGGCGAGTTCCTCGCCCAGGAGCACGGCACGGTCACCGTCGCCGCGCTGCCCTCGGTGGCGGCGGTGCTGCTGCCCAGCGTGGTCGCCGCCTTCCACGAGCGGTACCCGGGCGTCGAGGTGCGGATCCGGGACGGTTCGGCTGCCGCGGTGTCGCGCCGGCTCGCGCAGGGCGAGGCCGATCTGGCCATCACGGTGCCGCAGAGCCTGCCGCCGGACGTGCGGCACGAGCCACTGGTCCGGGACGAGTTCCTCGCCGCGCTGCCGCCCGGCCATCCGCTGGCCGAGCTGCCGTCGGTGACCTGGAGCCGGCTCGCCGAGGAGCGGTTCGTGGCGTTCGGCCGGGACTCCAGCCTGCGGATGCTCACCGACCTGGCCTTCACCGCCGCCGGCGTCTCGGCGGACGAGGTGGTCGAGGCCGGCAGTGAGGCGGGGAGTGTGGCCACGGTGGGCGGGATGGTGGCCGCCGGCCTGGGCGTCACCGCGCTTCCGGCCATGGTCGGCTTCCTCACCAGCTTCGCGGACCTCCGCTATCTGCCGGTCACCGAACCGGCCATCCACCGCCGCCTGGACATCGTCCGCCCGCTCCACGCGCAGCTCACCCCGGCCGCCGCGCGCTTCCTGAAGCTGCTCACCGAGCTCCGGACGACGGCCGGGCCGCCGGCTCCGGGAACCCACTGGGCCTGA
- a CDS encoding DUF6204 family protein, whose protein sequence is MSTRTFRITVRGAFEGLTAGQRAELQADADEHSYLFAAYTPEGHLSYDIAARPAFTFRYLDSGEDEEDILLATERAEEAARAWLDERGYGYKGLRSQAEDRTAPPLGKRGRRSQG, encoded by the coding sequence ATGTCCACCCGTACCTTCCGGATCACCGTGCGCGGCGCCTTCGAGGGCCTGACCGCCGGGCAGCGCGCCGAACTCCAGGCGGACGCCGACGAGCACAGCTACCTCTTCGCCGCCTACACCCCCGAGGGCCACCTCAGCTACGACATCGCGGCCCGCCCGGCGTTCACCTTCCGCTACCTGGACAGCGGGGAGGACGAGGAGGACATCCTCCTCGCCACCGAACGCGCCGAGGAGGCCGCCCGCGCCTGGCTCGACGAGCGCGGCTACGGCTACAAGGGCCTTCGCAGCCAGGCCGAGGACCGCACCGCTCCCCCGCTGGGCAAGCGCGGCCGCCGCTCGCAGGGCTGA
- a CDS encoding amino acid permease, with product MTEAEAVPGEPDGATPAPHRRSFGLATATALVAGNIIGGGIFALPASVAPYGTISLVAFGVLSVGAVLLALLFGRLAQRAPVTGGLYVYPRDAFGDFAGFLSAWSYWMMTWVSNAALAVAAVGYLTVLMPVHGRVPEALLAMAVLWLPAVPNLLGTRWVGLVQVVSTVLKLVPLLLVAIGGLFFIRPENFGPFNAHGGDPIGAVSAASALLLYSYLGVESAAVSAGEVRDPGRNVGRASVLGTLVAAVVYLLGTLSVFGTVPHDRLVGADAPFSLAVDAMLGSGGGVLIAVAALVSSLGALNGWVLMSAQMPYAAARDGLFPTAFVREGRGGTPVFGVIASCVLGSLLILVDYAGGTNTAFADLVLITTFTGTVPYVLSAASQVYWLLKGARERVRTGRLVRDLLVAVLSFAFSMWLMAGAGYSAVYQGCIFLFLGIAVFVWLKARREATRELAEEALEPERG from the coding sequence ATGACGGAGGCTGAGGCCGTCCCCGGCGAACCCGACGGGGCGACCCCCGCACCGCATCGGCGCAGCTTCGGCCTCGCCACCGCGACGGCCCTGGTCGCCGGCAACATCATCGGCGGCGGAATCTTCGCGCTGCCGGCCAGCGTCGCCCCCTACGGCACGATCAGCCTGGTGGCGTTCGGGGTGCTCAGCGTCGGCGCGGTGCTGCTGGCCCTCCTCTTCGGCCGGCTGGCCCAGCGCGCCCCGGTCACCGGCGGGCTGTACGTCTACCCCCGGGACGCCTTCGGCGACTTCGCCGGATTCCTCTCGGCGTGGTCGTACTGGATGATGACCTGGGTCAGCAACGCGGCGCTGGCGGTGGCCGCGGTCGGCTATCTCACCGTGCTGATGCCGGTGCACGGGCGGGTGCCGGAGGCGCTGCTGGCGATGGCGGTGCTGTGGCTGCCGGCCGTCCCCAACCTCCTCGGCACCCGCTGGGTGGGCCTGGTGCAGGTGGTCTCCACCGTGCTCAAGCTGGTGCCGCTGCTGCTGGTGGCGATCGGCGGGCTGTTCTTCATCAGGCCGGAGAACTTCGGGCCCTTCAACGCCCACGGCGGAGACCCGATCGGGGCGGTCAGTGCGGCCTCGGCACTGCTGCTCTACAGCTATCTCGGGGTGGAGTCGGCGGCGGTGTCGGCCGGCGAGGTCCGCGATCCCGGCCGCAACGTCGGGCGGGCCAGTGTGCTCGGCACGCTGGTGGCCGCGGTGGTCTACCTGCTGGGAACACTGTCGGTGTTCGGCACCGTCCCGCACGACCGGCTGGTCGGCGCGGACGCGCCGTTCTCGCTGGCGGTGGACGCGATGCTGGGCAGCGGCGGCGGGGTGCTGATCGCGGTGGCGGCGCTGGTCTCCAGCCTCGGCGCGCTGAACGGCTGGGTGCTGATGAGCGCTCAGATGCCCTACGCGGCGGCCCGGGACGGGCTCTTCCCGACCGCCTTCGTCCGCGAGGGCCGGGGCGGGACGCCGGTCTTCGGGGTGATCGCCTCCTGCGTGCTGGGCAGCCTGCTGATCCTGGTCGACTACGCCGGCGGGACCAACACGGCCTTCGCCGACCTGGTGCTGATCACCACCTTCACCGGCACCGTGCCGTACGTCCTCTCCGCCGCCTCGCAGGTGTACTGGCTGCTGAAGGGCGCCCGGGAGCGGGTGCGGACCGGCCGGCTGGTGCGCGACCTGCTGGTCGCCGTGCTGTCCTTCGCCTTCTCGATGTGGCTGATGGCGGGCGCCGGCTACTCGGCGGTCTACCAGGGCTGCATCTTCCTCTTCCTGGGCATCGCGGTCTTCGTCTGGCTGAAGGCCCGCCGCGAGGCCACCCGCGAGCTGGCCGAGGAGGCGCTGGAGCCGGAGCGGGGCTGA